A window of Oncorhynchus masou masou isolate Uvic2021 unplaced genomic scaffold, UVic_Omas_1.1 unplaced_scaffold_971, whole genome shotgun sequence genomic DNA:
ctcttctcctcccacaCGACCCCTATCCCTTTCCACCTCTATCCAATATTACCATATCCTCCCTTTATTTATTTCCTTGACAGTGTCACATCCGTTCTCCCTGTCTTGTCTTCCCTAATTCCTATCCATTTAAGCCGTTGTCCAATACCATCAACCCTCACAATTATTCTCCTaaccccctcaacctctccctctcttccctgtaccctccctccccctgatcACTACCCCTGAATCCCAAATCCCaaacccctagcccctagccaCAAAGCACTTACatagatctgagaggattggacCGGTATAAGCAATATGGTGGTAGCTCCATCTGGCCTTCTGATAGGCCAGACGGGAATTGGCGCCATATAGCTTAAAGGACATCAttccaatcctctcagatctaccCTACTGCATAGGGGGTGGGGActaggggttgatttgggattCAGAGCCCCCTTAGCGTGAGTCCATAAGGGGCTGCAGCCAGAGCAGGAAACGGGACACCTTCTGGTAGATGTAACCCTGACTACAGTCTGCCCCTGCTGGTCTGGAGACTACCCCGGTCAGATAGAACACCTCCCTGTGGAGAGATAGGATGGGACTCCCTGGCCCCAGGATGCAGTCAGCCTTGGGTCTCACCGTCGTACAGCCCATCTTGTTGGTGACCAACCCCGGGTGCCTCTCCACACACTGGGGCAAACGCTCATATGCCAGGTGGTTGAGAGTGAGCGGGCCTTGGACCTCCGTGGCGTCCACGGGGTCCTTCCAGCCAGTGACCACGGCCGGATACTCGCCAGTCATCAGGACGACCTCTGCAAAGTCACGTtcgggcaggcaggcagcgacCACATGTTTCTTATAGACGATGCGCTCGCGGAGCTCGAGGACGGCCAGGTCGTTGTCAGGGCGACCGGGTACGTAGCGGGGGTGGACGTGGACGACTTGGACATAGAGCGTCTGTTCGCCATCTTCAGATGCGGTTAGGCGCTTgcctgggaggggagggggtactCAAAATCAATGAAGGACTGCAAAGCAAATCAAAAACTCAAAATCAATGAAGGAACACATACTGTAAAGCAAATCAGGAAAAAACAGGaatacaccaggaatgcacacacacacacacgcacacacacgcaggaatgcacacacacgcaggaatgcacacacacgcaggaatgcacacacacacacacacacgcacacacacacacacaccacttccacAACCAGTGGAGCCTGAGCCTGTAGACTGGACATGATGCCCCATGATGAGCACTCACCGACAGCCACCTGGAAGTTGACGTATTTCTGGGCACACTGGGCTGTAGTTAGAACCAGGTTCTCCTTCAGAATGACACCACTACAGAACCCTACAGACTCTGTACTCTTCAGAATGGCCTAATGACAACACAACAGTTACAATATACAGCAGAGATGACACCGCAAAATACATGATCACAACTATGGGAATATTGGGTTCATGTGCTGCAGCTTTCATAGTGAGGGGTCGACTTCATGAGAAAAATGAATCTGAGAGCATAGTAGTGCCTGTCAGTGGACAGTGTGTACCTActttgaattgtgtgtgtgtgtgtgtgtctcatagTGGTGTGTGTTTTCCTACCTGCCAGGGACACTCTCCAGAGTTGCAGGCTAGTCCCTCAAAGTTGCTGGCGATGTTGGTTGACTGTCTCTTTGTCCACTGGCTTAGGCTGTTCACCTTCCCACAGGGGAATGTCactgagagagggatggagggagaattACTGAGTATAGTTTAATATAGTACAGTTTAGTATCTAGtatagcatagcattagcctcgTACGAACCATCCTGATCTCGCAAGCTTACATTCTGTTTCACTATCCGCTAGTGAGATCAGGATGTTGCGTATGAGGCTAGAGTATCATAGCACAGTACAGAATCACTTAACATATAGGATAGCAtaatatagtatagcatagtagtaTATGGTGACTGACCTGCAGGAATACActtcaccctctccttctcctctagtTTCCAGCCACGGGCACAGGAACACTCATAGGACTGGTATCCTGGCTTACAGAACTGACTGCAGCCCTTGGTCTTGTCCAACATACACACTGTCTGATCTacaatcacacacagagagaaagacagagaaaggtggagaggcttcttcactgttgacgtttttTACAACATGAGTTCCCCACCAACTCGGTGTTGGGTCCTTCACGTCTCTCACCTGTCTCACAGTGGACTCCAAAGAAGCCTGACTTACAGACACAGTCGTATCCCCCCACGCTGTCTGAGCACATGGCTCCATTCTTACACGGCTTCTCTGCACACTGGTCCCCATctgtacacacacagggttaacAACACAGCCAGTCAAATGGTACATTCAGTAATACAAGACACGTGTTCTTGGGTGAAGCTATTTTAACTGTCACACCAAATCACATGGATTTCAACTGAGTGGTAACCCAAAATACTAAGTACTCTGATATGTTCCAAGAGAACGTCAGTCAAAATCATTACACTTACCTATGTAGACTGACCAGAAGATATCCTGAAAGATCAAAACAAAGTCCACTGTCAGTTTGATTCAAAATGTCTACAGAATCATCAGAAGTCCACTGTCAGTTTGATTCAAAATGTCTACAGAATCATCAGAAGCAAGAAGATAGATTTAAAaaaggagatgagtggagagaAGCAAGGAAAGGAGGAAGGTTTGGAGGTTGTTAAAGAGGATGTCTGAGGTGAGAAAAGGAAGGAATGAGCTGAAGGAGGTGAGGAAAGAAGGGAGTCTAATAGAGGGAGGTGTGAGGAAAGGAGGATGAGCTGAAGGAGGTGAGGAAAGAAGGGAGTCTAATAGAGGGAGGTGTGAGGAAAGAAATCTGTTCAGTGGGAAGAGGGAGCATTGGCCCACCGTGCGGTAGGAGTCCTGGAAGATCTCCCTGGCCTCCTCGTAGTTGCAGACCTCCTCCAGACACTCCCTCTCCAGATTGGCAGGGAGCAGGCTCTCCTCGTTGCCCACGTTGGCCCTCTTCTGGCGGGATAAGGTGATCACTTCACTGGCCTCCTGCTTGTCCAggaacactggggggggggggagattttAGTTGTTGTACTTTTAATACTCTtccacaaaaatatatattttttatctcaATGGATAGTCTATTTTTCATATAACCTGATTCCACTTAAAATTTAGGTCACACATTTGAAAATAGTTTAATACAGATTCTCGGCTGAAATCTGTcaaatctatgtacagtgccttgcgaaagtattcggcccccttgaactttgcgaccttttgccacatttcaggcttcaaaacataaagatataaaactgtatttttttgtgaagaatcaacaacaagtgggacacaatcatgaagtggaacgacatttattggatatttcaaacttttttaacaaatcaaaaactgaaaaattgggcgtgcaaaattattcagcccctttactttcagtgcagcaaactctctccagaagttcagtgaggatctctgaatgatccaatgttgacctaaatgactaatgatgataaatacaatccacctgtgtgtaatcaagtctctgtataaatgcacctgcactgtgatagtctcagaggtccgttaaaagcgcagagaacatcatgaagaacaaggaacacaccaggcaggtccgagatacttttgtgaagaagtttaaagccggatttggatacaaaaagatttcccaagctttaaacatcccaaggagcactgtgcaagcgataatattgaaatggaaggagtatcagaccactgcaaatctaccaagacctggccgtccctctaaactttccgctcatacaaggagaagactgatcagagatgcagccaagaggcccatgatcactctggatgaactgcagagatctacagctgtggtgggagactctgtccataggacaacaatcagtcgtatattgcacaaatctggcctttatggaagagtggtaagaagaaagccatttcttaaagatatccataaaaagtgtcgtttaaagtttgccacaagccacctgggagacacaccaaacatgtggaagaaggtgctctggtcagatgaaaccaaaattgaactttttggcaacaacgcaaaacgttatgtttggcgtaaaagcaacacagcccatcaccctgaacacaccatacccactgtcaaacatggtggtggcagcatcatggtttgggcctgcttttcttcagcagggacagggaagatggttaaaattgatgggaagatggatggagccaaatacaggaccattctggaagaaaacctgatggagtctgcaaaagacatgagacctggacggagatttgtcttccaacaagacaatgatccaaaacataaagcaaaatctacaatggaatggttcaaaaataaacatatccaggtgttagaatggccaagtcaaagtccagacctgaatccaaacgagaatctgtggaaagaactgaaaactgctgttcacaaatgctctccatccaacctcactcagctcgagctgttttgcaaggaggaatgggaaaaagtttcagtctctcgatgtgcaaaactgatagagacataccccaagcgacttacagctgtaatcgcagcaaaaggtggcgctacaaagtattaacttaagggggctgaataattttgcaggcacaatttttcagtttttgatttgttaaaaaagtttgaaatatccaataaatgtcgttccacttcatgattgtgtcacacttgttgttgattcttcacaaaaaaatacagttttatatctttatgtttgaagcctgaaatgtggcaaaaggtcgcaaagttcaagggggccgaatactttcgcaaggcaatgTATTAGAGTACAAAAGTAACATTCTTTGTTACTAATTAACTAAGGCCTAAACCCAGTGCCAAAAAAGCACAGAACTACACCAATAAACCTAAACACTCTTCACACAGTACCTTTGACTCTACGGATCCCCACTCCCCAAAAAAGGTCTCAGATTCCATTAAGAATGTATCCTAATGCCTCCATGACAAACTATCCTTGTCTAATGTCATCCTGCCCCTTCCcatgtcctgtctagtggataaacaggccccttccctgtcctggtgtcctgtctagtggataaacaggccccttcccttccctgtcctggtgtcctgtctagtggataaacaggccccttccctgtcctggtgtcctgtctagtggataaacaggccccttcccttccctgtcctggtgtcctgtctagtggataaacaggtccccccttccctgtcctggtgtcctgtctagtggataaacaggccccttccctgtcctggtgtcctgtctagtggataaacagtccccttccctgtcctggtgtcctgtctagtggataaacaggccccttcccttccctgtcctggtgtcctgtctagtggataaacaggccccttccctgtcctggtgtcctgtctagtggataaacaggccccttacctgtcctggtgtcctgtctagtggataaacaggccccttccctgtcctggtgtcctgtctagtggataaacaggccccttcccttcccctgtcctgtctcctggtgtcctgtcctagtggataaacaggtcccttacctgtcctggtgtcctgtctagtggataaacaggccccttccctgtcctggtgtcctgtctagtggataaacaggcccttacctgtcctggtgtcctgtctagtggataaacaggccccttcccttccctgtcttggtgtcctgtctagtggataaacaggccccttcccttccctgtcttggtgtcctgtctagtggataaacaggccccttcccttacctgtcctggtgtcctgtctagtggataaacaggccccttccctgtcctggtgtcctgtctagtggataaacaggccccttcccttccctgtcctggtgtcctgtctagtggataaacaggccccttcccttccctgtcctggtgtcctgtctagtggataaacaggccccttcccttacctgtcctggtgtcctgtctagtggataaacaggccccttcccttccctgtcctggtgtcctgtctagtggataaacaggccccttcccttccctgtcctggtgtcctgtctagtggataaacaggccccttcccttacctgtcctggtgtcctgtctagtggataaacaggcccctcccttccctgtcctggtgtcctgtctagtggataaacaggccccttcccttccctgtcctggtgtcctgtctagtggataaacaggccccttccctttacctgtcctggtgtcctgtctagtggataaacaggcccctccttacctgtcctggtgtcctgtatagtggataaacaggccccttccttccctgtcctggtgtcctgtctagtggataaacaggccccttcccctgtcctggtgtcctgtctagtggataaacaggccccttccctgtcctggtgtcctgtctagtggataaacaggcccttccctgtcctggtgtcctgtctagtggataaacaggccccttccctgtccttgtgtcctgtctagtggataaacaggcccattcccttccctgtcctggtgtcctgtctagtggataaacaggcccttccctgtcctggtgtcctgtctagtggataaacaggcccttccctgtcctggtgtcctgtctagtggataaacaggccccttccctgtccttgtgtcctgtctagtggataaacagtgcccttcccttccctgtcctggtgtcctgtctagtggataaacaggcccttccctgtcctggtgtcctgtctagtggataaacaggcccttccctgtcctggtgtcctgtctagtggataaacaggccccttccctgtcctggtgtcctgtctagtggataaacagtcCCCTGgatcccttccctgtcctggtgtcctgtctagtggataaacagtccccttcccttacctgtccttgtgtcctgtctagtggataaacaggccccttcccttacctgtcctggtgtcctgtctagtggataaataGGCCattcccttccctgtcctggtgtcctgtctagtggataaacaggcctcTTCCCttacctggtgtcctgtctagtggataaacaggccccttccctgtccttgtgtcctgtctagtggataaacaggcccttcccttccctgtcctggtgtcctgtctagtggataaacaggccccttcccttccctgtcctggtgtcctgtctagtggataaacaggccccttcccttccctgtcctggtgtcctgtctagtggataaacaggccccttccctgtcctggtgtcctgtctagtggataaacaggccccttccctgtcctggtgtcctgtctagtggataaacaggccccttcccttccctgtcctggtgtcttgtctagtggataaacaggtcccttacctgtcctggtgtcatgtctagtggataaacaggtcccttccctgtcctggtgtcctgtctagtggataaacaggccccttccctgtcctggtgtcctgtctagtggataaacaggccccttcccttccctgtcctggtgtcctgtctagtggataaacaggccccttcccttccctgtcctggtgtcctgtctagtggataaacaggtcccttccctgtcctggtgtcctgtctagtggataaacaggccccttcccttccctgtcctggtgtcctgtatagtggataaacaggccccttccctgtcctggtgtcctgtctagtggataaacaggccccttcccttacctgtcctggtgtcctgtctagtggataaacagtccccttcccttccctgtcctggtgtcctgtatagtggataaacaggccccttacctgtcctggtgtcatgtctagtggataaacaggccccttccctgtcctggtgtcctgtatagtggataaacaggccccttccctgtcctggtgtcctgtctagtggataaacaggccccttccctgtcctggtgtcatgtctagtggataaacaggtcccttacctgtcctggtgtcctgtctagtggataaacaggtcccttacctgtcctggtgtcctgtctagtggataaacaggccccttccctgtcctggtgtcctgtctagtggataaacaggccccttcccttacctgtcctggtgtcctgtctagtggataaacaggcccattcccttccctgtcctggtgtcttgtctagtggataaacaggtcccttacctgtcctggtgtcatgtctagtggataaacaggtcccttacctgtcctggtgtcctgtctagtggataaacaggccccttccctgtcctggtgtcctgtctagtggataaacaggccccttcccttacctgtcctggtgtcctgtctagtggataaacaggccccttcccttacctgtcctggtgtcctgtctagtggataaacaggccccttcccttccctgtcctggtgtcctgtatagtggataaacaggccccttccctgtcctggtgtcctgtctagtggataaacaggccccttcccttacctgtcc
This region includes:
- the LOC135538473 gene encoding coagulation factor X-like, encoding MGSLATTATLLSLLLLGAVTARLDTKNTKTVFLDKQEASEVITLSRQKRANVGNEESLLPANLERECLEEVCNYEEAREIFQDSYRTDIFWSVYIDGDQCAEKPCKNGAMCSDSVGGYDCVCKSGFFGVHCETDQTVCMLDKTKGCSQFCKPGYQSYECSCARGWKLEEKERVKCIPAVTFPCGKVNSLSQWTKRQSTNIASNFEGLACNSGECPWQAILKSTESVGFCSGVILKENLVLTTAQCAQKYVNFQVAVGKRLTASEDGEQTLYVQVVHVHPRYVPGRPDNDLAVLELRERIVYKKHVVAACLPERDFAEVVLMTGEYPAVVTGWKDPVDATEVQGPLTLNHLAYERLPQCVERHPGLVTNKMGCTTVRPKADCILGPGSPILSLHREVFYLTGVVSRPAGADCSQGYIYQKVSRFLLWLQPLMDSR